The region CAACAATTTAATAGCTATCTAAGTACTCTTTCAAGGATGCACTTGCTCCTGCTAGTTTTCAACAAAAGCCTGCAAATCTTCACCACCTGCTTAGCCAAATGGCGCAGGGCACTACGGTAGGGAAATAATAGCTTGCAGGTTAAAACTCCAGCCAGATTAACACTAGGGTCTGAAAATAACTGATGTGAAGTTCTTCTTGATTAACACTTTCTAATTTTATATCAGGACAAAATTAATGACCCTTGGAAAGCTCCCAATGATCCAATGGTCTTTAACTTTGTAGGCTGTTAAAGAACCCAATACAAATTTGCAGTAAGTAGGGGTTGTAGCCCTCACGCCTGGTAAAATGGTGGCCTTTGTGGTATTTCTTGCTTGAGTAGATGGATTAAATTCCCCACAAAATAGCTACCACAAGCAAAATCCAGGCATAAAGAAAcaagtaattattataatttcaaGGGTGAACAAAATTGGACAAAAAAACCCCTGGCAACATAGGATAAAAAAAGCATGTAATAGTCCTTGGGTTTGCAAGACTATTGGGGTGTGTTGCTTCTCAGGCCAATATTTTGCCATATTATTTGGTTTCCTTGGTCCATACCAAATGTCTGATGCCATTGAATGCATGGTAGGACAGAGGCCAGGCCAGAACTGTCTTCCCACTGAAAATGATCCAGGCTGGAATTCCCAGTTCCTTAACCATGCTCAAGTAATGCTCAAAGTTTCCTGGCAATACAAGAGCAGCCAAGGCAAAAGATACAGtaactaaaattaaaattaaaaaacaggATCAGAGTTAATGTAAGTCAAGATTTGTACTGCAGCCAGCTTAATAATGTTCTTGGACATGGTTTGACAGTATACTTTGGTTTTGATGATAAATGATTGCAAATTAAAAAGTGACAATTTGGAACCACACTTTTACATACTCTGTCTGGTGTTTGTTACCCAACACTTCCATCATATTCAAAGAAAAGGATGTGATGAGTGAGAACACAAAAGGATGCTTTTTAGTGCCTTAGATGACCCCTGCTTTCATATTGTCCACACTGGCATCAAACAAATCTTCAAAATAGAGAAAGCTGGAATACACAAACTTTCAAGGTTTTATGACAAGCACAAGCCTCAAGTTAACTTCCATTTAAATCTGTCTGTCACATCAGATTTTTCTTTGCTAAGAACTGCAGTAAATTGGAGATAAATATCGGTAGTAATTATTGCAGTGTAGCTGTTGCATAAGTACTTTGAAAAACAgctgttcaaaaggtggataatgctatccacaaGGTAAATTACTATGTTTATAATCCTTTGGATAGCAcatggtttcgctatgacttatccactagATAGTGATTAATTCAGCAGATAGCGCTTATCTATCcaccgtttgaacaactgggaccagagTATTTGCAAACAGTAGCAGAATTTCCATAAAAATGCCTCTCTTGAGTTTCAATTGAAACTACAGCTGAATTATTTTCTCTGGTAGTCTTTTAGAACATGTTCTCTCAACTTTTGCAAGGGCATGTACAATGTTATTTGAGTTAAACAGTGATTACCTGCTGTCATTGCCACTCCTGTTCCGCGATGAGTGATGGACAGCATTGCAGTCAGTTGGGGTctgaacaacaaaagaaattcagTTGTAATAAGATTTACCTCCATTCTTGCCCTTCTTTGGTTATAAGGTGTAATTGAGTGTATGTAATATGCACTCTGTATTtatatttacattaatttataTTCATACCATCaatatccccaattttcttgccCACTATGAAAGTGTAAATATCTTGGTCTTCttattttaaattaacatgacaGTGGCCAACTCGAAAGCTATTGCTCCCTTGGCCACTGTACACATGCTCCTTATTATTtacttagagcgagtttcaatccagtgtcgtaaaaccaaaaccaaagtaattactttagccaatcaaaaacgacggagacaatccagtaaaccaatcaaaactcaaagtaatcacacatagccgacacaaagcccAGGAAAATGTGCTCACGCAAGCaacttttggttttggtttcacttctgatttattgaaaaaatggcgcgagaactttcaaccaatcactgagtgaagtaaatgcaaaaccaaagcaatttgctaattactttcaacactcaattgaaaactgctctatgtgCATATGTATCTAAATGTTCTCTTAATCCTCTTATATCTTTACTTTGCTAATTACTCTTCAACAGTGTGAATAAAAttgacttaactattagagtgtaatgtgaagtgctaggtttctatcCATATAGCCCATGTGAGCGTTcaccctactaatggaattgggcctacacaaggacagagaaaatttctgaccagggtgggaattgaacccacgacccttgggttagatcaccgctgctctaccgactgagctacaaggtcagacggaagcaAGTTGtgggaagggttacgtttttgcaactACCCTaagcccctccctccccccccccccccccacccttaaCCCCCAAAACACAAACACCCGTTCGGCTTTAACATTTGATAGGGGCAAATTAAACTTCGACTTCTTACTTGTATATTGTTAGATGTGGGGACATAGGTCTTTTAAGACGAGAATTTTTGGACCAAAAGTCTTCTTGACTGCGAACCAGCGCCGTAGTGGTGATTGTCGTGCTTGCCGTgtaaagaacaaaacaacaacaattagaAAGAAAGATGGAGACGACGTGCATTGCATCACAAATCATGTTACCTGCGCATTAACAAACACGATGGTCGAAAACATCTTTTAGTGAGCACTGAAGAAATCCTCGCAGAGTTCCTGTGTAGTTTAACGTAGCTTTCATTAATTGAACTTCAAATAATCTGGGAAAATATTGCGCTCATGACAAACCCCCACCTCAACAGAGCCGCCATTCTGTAAATACTGTCGCGTTGCATCATGGGATCGAATAATCACATAATTTATAATGAATTTTTATAATGTTCATTTTGTTGGAAAAACAGCAGACAGACAGATTATAAACAGACGATAATCGTAATAATTGTCCTTAATTTTATTTGATTATAATTCTTTTTAATAAAGTAACGATTCATGAAAATAAGCACATCTTTCACCCATAAGGCCAATGGTACTCCGATGCATGAAAACTTGCACGACTGATGGGAAACTGGATCGGctgtcaaaacaaaatggctgctgtTTTGCTCCCCCGTCTTTTCCTTGGGAAAACTAGCCATTTAGGTAACAATCTCTTTCTTTAAATTACGGTGTAATGATATGTCCATCAAATATCATTTCtccttttcattttttctcttttacagCGAGCTCCCTTGGACGTCCTGTGTTTACGTCTTCTACAAATATTCCCGGGACAATTTCGTTTGCTCCCAGAATTCAAAGTGGTATGCCATACAAACACTCACATCATAGTTCAAAGTCGCAATCTGTGTTTTTTCCTACAAATACTTTGGTCATCTTTGTTTTGTACCATATCTTGTACGGCCAAGTATTACAAAACTTAGTTACTGGATGAAACCTTGCCACCTTGGACCACTATTGTTTGCATTTAGCGAAGTtctcattaataattaattaagatCGAGTCAGAAGACAACAAACGTTATTAggggggcaaccctaaaacccagaatccggaatccggaatcacaggtcattgttttaccaatacagagtgtaaaaactatcctaaacattcataaaagctaaccttaggcctaattaggcctaaacaaacgtttttaggcctaaggttagcttttatgaatgcttaggatagtttttacactctgtattggtaaaacaatgacctgtgattccggattccggattctgggttttagggttgcccttaTTAGGGAGATtgagcacgcacgtttttgagacgcagacagtaaccagaagagaacattttgcgtgCCCGGACCGTGTTGTCTCCCAGCTTTTTATACTActtatctctaatggagaaaagatactcagcaatgtgaatgtggttgtgtgagggtaagttaaaagtgaaaatagctggcttccagttgccgtccacgtctcagaaacgtgcgtgcttaagctccctattcttaTTAAATGAcctgacatcatcatcatcattttgtttATGGTCCATCGTTTCCCATATTTTGGGGTTGGACTTGCGACAATCCATCTGCATCTTGCCAACTCCAGCGTCATGCTCTCCTCAACACCAAAGTCAGCCAAATCTTGCCGGCACTGTGCCTTTCCACATTCTTCTTGGTCTTCCAACTGGTCTTCTTCCTGGGATCTCCTTCTCCTCTCCTCTGTAGATATGCTAACTTTGATTGCAGTTGGGGCTattcaataattgttattattatttaagtcCACACCTCTTGATGGATGGATTAAAGGCCCACATTTGCCCAAATGTCATTGcagtcgtttgtttttgttttcaaatgactgctTGTCCAAATATGTGTGTGGTCTGATTGGCTGAATGCACTCAGGAAAATCACACGGGAAACAACAGGTCAGCTATTTGGGTAAATTTGTGTTACATTTGATTACAAAAATCAGTGATATTACATGATGTCATGATGATGAAGTCATCTTGACTTCTTTTTCATAAATGTAATGGTCGTTTCAAGTTTAAACTAAGTGGTGTTCATAACGTCAGCCAACAAATTAGTGCATGCGATTAAGTGTTCTAAACAAATTCTTTCAcaaattgagtctgattgtgtgTTTAACTTTCGCTTCCTATCCTGGATGAAAATCATTTCGCAGATTAGACAGTCAAGCTTTCCCCGACATTTCTTCAAAATAGAGAACTGTTTCAAAGCTCAGGTTTGAAATTCCTGGCTGGCATCCTTTCAATTCAGTACATGATCAATCTAGAACATCTCCTTTTCTGAGGATCCAAGGAACATGTCTCTTAACAAAGGTGATGTCCTGGTCCTGACATCCTTGAAAATGAAGTCAAAATGACTTTGAAACGTTGTTTTGtaatcaaatttatttcaaaacgttttttgcTTAGAATTTTGTTACAtgaaatttagtcacagtatgCAATGACTTTTGAGCGAATTTGGGCCTTTACACCGTAACAATTTACCCCTTGAGAGAAAGAAGGTAACATTGCAACGCAATGACCCCCTTAGAAAAAGAACAAGTTTTATGCATACCACAAAAAAAGAGCCATGTGGCACAAGATCCCTCCAAGAAAGTCCTGAGGTCAAGAGATGCACATTGGCTCACCCCCTTAGAACAGACTCAAGCAAATGCTCTTTGTAGAATGTCATCTCTGAATACAAAgggaaggagggagggagggaggggtgtGGATATTAAATGAAATGGCCAAACATCCTTATGCtaaaacattggtttttttttctctgtttgacTGTTGTTTTTTAGTTTCACTGTTACTGAAGAAAAAGGTTCATTCTTCGGCAAATCGTAAGACTGAACTAGGTAAGCTTGAATGTGCAGAAATTGTCATGTAGTCCTTTAAGAGCCAACTTGCTTTCTTTAGAAGTGCTATAATTTTATTGATATGTGATGGTAACCTGAATTTACTCAACAGAAATAGCTCCGTCTCAACCCTCAAGCCACTGGAAATTTGAACGTTATTTCAGTGTTGCCTTGGTAACCCTCATTCCTACAGGAATCATTTACCCATCTGCTGCAGTGGATTGGGCACTAGCTGTTGTTGTACCAATTCATAATCATTGGTAAGTTGGTTACTTTTCAATTACCTATTaggttttgaagaaaatgtaACAGCATGAAATCAGAACATTTCTATCGTGGCTCACAGGTTTAACAACCAGGAGGGATTCTCAAAGGCAAAGTGGATTTTATAAGTTCAAATTAATGGCTCTTGTTCTAGTCTTCTCTGATAGGGACGATAAACCATAGAGtgtgtctcacaacccttcaatgttcataaacctGTGGGACCTAAAAGAACCCACGTGCACATTATTTGCAAAGAGAAAGGCTTGGATTTCCTGGTGtagtggtctgtcttctgtggtgtatcacagttgggagggtaaatgctgggagatattagctacaccaagctaatCTAAAATCAGAGGGTAAATACAGTTGTATTGGTGATCCATGAGCATGAAAGCCTCTTGGCCACTTTAACCAATATGCCTATTGATCCCCCAGTGTTTTAGTTTGTGGTTTAAATTAGATACTCCTAATTGAATGTATTCCAATAGTTTATGTGGCTAGTGATATACAAATCAagttattgttcttgtttgcagGGGTGTTGGCCAAGTTTTAACGGACTACATTCATGGTTCAACAATGCCAAAGCTTGCTAAGGGTCTATGGCTGGCAGT is a window of Montipora capricornis isolate CH-2021 chromosome 13, ASM3666992v2, whole genome shotgun sequence DNA encoding:
- the LOC138030297 gene encoding succinate dehydrogenase [ubiquinone] cytochrome b small subunit A, mitochondrial-like; the protein is MGNWIGCQNKMAAVLLPRLFLGKTSHLASSLGRPVFTSSTNIPGTISFAPRIQSVSLLLKKKVHSSANRKTELEIAPSQPSSHWKFERYFSVALVTLIPTGIIYPSAAVDWALAVVVPIHNHWGVGQVLTDYIHGSTMPKLAKGLWLAVSVLQFIGLCYFNYSDVGICKAVSMIWHM
- the LOC138028329 gene encoding succinate dehydrogenase cytochrome b560 subunit, mitochondrial-like, translating into MAALLRNSARISSVLTKRCFRPSCLLMRSTTITTTALVRSQEDFWSKNSRLKRPMSPHLTIYKPQLTAMLSITHRGTGVAMTAVTVSFALAALVLPGNFEHYLSMVKELGIPAWIIFSGKTVLAWPLSYHAFNGIRHLAWDLGYGFDMGILYKTGWFVFFGSMLTAASLAYFL